A genome region from Alistipes dispar includes the following:
- a CDS encoding Hsp20/alpha crystallin family protein — MMPVRRNQNWLPSIFNDFFGNEWVDKSNATAPAVNILETEDDFKVEVAAPGMTKQDFKVHINEDNELIISMEKKAENKEEDKKRKGTYLRREFSYSQFQQSLILPDNVEKEKIAAKVEHGVLTVEIPKKKEVHATPAARQIEIE, encoded by the coding sequence ATGATGCCAGTCAGAAGAAATCAGAATTGGTTACCGAGTATTTTCAACGACTTTTTCGGCAACGAATGGGTCGATAAATCGAACGCGACGGCTCCGGCCGTCAATATCCTCGAGACGGAGGACGACTTCAAGGTGGAAGTGGCCGCCCCGGGTATGACCAAACAGGACTTCAAGGTCCATATCAACGAGGACAACGAACTGATCATCTCGATGGAGAAGAAGGCCGAGAACAAGGAGGAGGACAAGAAACGCAAGGGCACGTACCTGCGCCGCGAGTTCTCGTACAGCCAGTTCCAGCAAAGCCTGATCCTTCCCGACAACGTCGAGAAGGAGAAGATCGCGGCCAAAGTCGAGCACGGCGTGCTGACGGTGGAAATCCCGAAGAAAAAGGAGGTTCACGCAACGCCCGCCGCACGACAGATCGAAATCGAGTAA
- a CDS encoding (Fe-S)-binding protein, producing the protein MKVGLFIPCYINAVYPQVGRASCELLRRVGCEVDYPLDQTCCGQPMANAGFERDAAALAERMNALFGRYDYVVGPSASCVVFVREGYPRLLKDYREHACVDARIWEICEFLHDVVRPTRLDARFPHRVSLHNSCHGVRKMGLSSPSELHVPYSSKLRDLLSLVEGVEVAEPERRDECCGFGGMFSAEEGAVSVAMGRAKVQRHMATGAEYITGADSSCLMHMQGIIDREKLPVKTVHIVEILNSKA; encoded by the coding sequence ATGAAAGTCGGACTGTTCATTCCCTGCTATATCAACGCCGTCTATCCGCAGGTCGGGCGCGCCTCCTGCGAGCTGCTGCGGCGCGTGGGGTGCGAGGTGGACTACCCACTCGACCAGACCTGCTGCGGGCAGCCGATGGCCAACGCCGGTTTCGAACGGGATGCGGCCGCACTGGCCGAACGCATGAACGCCCTGTTCGGGCGCTACGACTACGTTGTCGGCCCGTCGGCCAGCTGCGTGGTCTTCGTTCGGGAAGGCTACCCGCGCCTGCTGAAGGATTACCGCGAACACGCCTGCGTCGATGCGCGCATCTGGGAGATTTGCGAGTTCCTGCACGACGTGGTGCGGCCCACGCGCCTCGACGCACGCTTCCCCCACCGCGTGAGCCTCCACAACTCCTGCCACGGCGTGCGGAAAATGGGTCTCTCGTCGCCCAGCGAGCTGCACGTCCCTTACAGTTCGAAGCTGCGCGATCTGCTTTCGCTGGTCGAGGGCGTCGAAGTCGCCGAGCCCGAGCGGCGGGACGAATGCTGCGGATTCGGCGGCATGTTCTCGGCCGAGGAGGGGGCCGTTTCGGTGGCGATGGGCCGCGCGAAGGTGCAGCGCCACATGGCCACCGGCGCGGAGTACATCACCGGCGCCGACTCCTCGTGCCTGATGCACATGCAGGGGATCATCGACCGCGAGAAGCTCCCCGTGAAAACCGTTCATATCGTGGAAATCCTCAATTCGAAAGCATGA
- a CDS encoding lactate utilization protein B — protein MSTHSLAAKRFVADADRMAWHDRALYAVREKRDRMMETVPEWEELRQLSSEIKRHTLSRLGDYLLEFERNATANGIAVHWARDAAEMNDTVWRLVREHGGRNLIKSKSMLSEECGLTPFLRERGIDAVESDLGERIMQLLGLPPSHIVLPAIGVRREEVGALFERELGTRPGDSDPTYLTHAARQALRAKFLGADVSMTGVNFAVASTGALAVCTNEGNADLGTSFADLHIAIMGIEKVIPDMRALAVFTRLLARSGTGQPVTTYTSLYRRPAPGKRIHVILVDNGRSEWLADARHRNMLKCLRCGACMNTCPVYRRSGGYSYSYFIPGPLGINLSMLRSPELHRGNVSACSLCYSCSEVCPAKIDLGEQIYMWRQQLDALGLADRTKKFAVKGMDFVMNGTRRFYGGIALARAAGKLPRFVVENGLNPWSAPGRAMPPFAPQTFNAWWKKGRGE, from the coding sequence ATGAGCACGCACTCCTTAGCCGCAAAGCGATTCGTCGCCGACGCCGACCGCATGGCGTGGCACGACAGGGCGCTCTACGCCGTACGCGAAAAACGCGACCGGATGATGGAGACGGTCCCCGAATGGGAGGAGCTGCGGCAGCTCTCCTCCGAAATCAAACGCCACACGCTGAGCCGTCTGGGCGACTACCTGCTCGAATTCGAGCGCAACGCCACGGCCAACGGCATCGCGGTGCACTGGGCGCGCGACGCCGCCGAGATGAACGACACCGTATGGCGTCTCGTCCGCGAACACGGCGGACGGAACCTCATCAAGAGCAAGTCGATGCTCTCCGAGGAGTGCGGCCTGACGCCCTTCCTGCGCGAACGCGGCATCGACGCCGTCGAGAGCGACCTCGGCGAACGGATCATGCAGTTGCTCGGTCTGCCGCCCAGCCACATCGTGCTGCCGGCCATCGGTGTACGGCGCGAGGAGGTCGGCGCGCTGTTCGAACGCGAGCTGGGGACCCGGCCGGGCGACAGCGACCCGACCTATCTGACGCACGCCGCACGGCAGGCGCTGCGCGCGAAGTTCCTCGGGGCCGACGTCTCGATGACGGGCGTCAATTTCGCCGTAGCCTCCACCGGAGCGCTGGCCGTCTGCACGAACGAAGGCAACGCCGATCTGGGCACGTCGTTCGCCGACCTGCACATCGCCATCATGGGCATCGAGAAGGTGATTCCCGACATGCGGGCGCTGGCGGTCTTCACGCGCCTGCTGGCCCGCTCGGGCACGGGGCAGCCCGTGACGACCTACACGTCGCTCTACCGCCGTCCCGCACCGGGCAAACGCATCCACGTCATCCTGGTGGACAACGGCCGCTCGGAGTGGCTCGCCGACGCGCGGCACCGCAACATGCTCAAATGCCTGCGCTGCGGCGCCTGCATGAACACCTGCCCCGTTTACCGCCGTTCGGGAGGCTACTCCTACTCGTACTTCATCCCCGGACCGCTGGGCATCAACCTCTCGATGCTGCGCTCGCCGGAGCTCCACCGCGGCAACGTCTCGGCCTGCTCGCTGTGCTACTCCTGCTCGGAGGTCTGTCCGGCGAAGATCGACCTCGGGGAGCAGATCTACATGTGGCGGCAGCAGCTCGACGCGCTGGGGCTGGCCGACCGCACGAAGAAATTCGCCGTGAAAGGCATGGATTTCGTAATGAACGGGACAAGGCGTTTCTACGGCGGCATCGCGCTGGCACGCGCAGCCGGGAAACTGCCGCGCTTCGTCGTCGAGAACGGGCTCAACCCGTGGAGCGCCCCGGGCCGGGCCATGCCGCCCTTCGCGCCGCAGACATTCAACGCGTGGTGGAAAAAGGGCCGCGGCGAATGA
- a CDS encoding LutC/YkgG family protein: protein MDSKEEILKRLAAGRPDETPYPETGFTPQRFDDPEAMFAERLEAAGGRAVVMQPGETLDEAVRRCYPEARTIVSAIPGLSVATMNPDRIEDPRELVDADLGVVTGAFGVAENGAVWIAQNIRHKALYFGATALMIVIPRDAIVATMHEAVLRPEVDDFGYGCFMSGPSKTADIEQALVFGAHGPMSVTVLLR from the coding sequence ATGGACAGCAAGGAAGAGATACTGAAAAGACTCGCGGCCGGACGGCCGGACGAGACACCCTACCCCGAAACCGGATTCACGCCCCAGCGTTTCGACGACCCCGAAGCCATGTTCGCCGAGCGACTCGAAGCGGCCGGAGGCCGGGCCGTCGTCATGCAGCCCGGCGAGACGCTCGACGAGGCCGTGCGGCGCTGCTATCCCGAAGCACGGACGATCGTCTCGGCGATCCCCGGTCTGAGCGTCGCCACGATGAATCCCGACCGCATCGAGGACCCGCGCGAGCTGGTGGATGCGGATCTGGGCGTCGTGACGGGCGCATTCGGCGTCGCCGAGAACGGCGCGGTGTGGATTGCGCAGAACATCCGCCACAAGGCACTCTACTTCGGGGCCACGGCGCTGATGATCGTCATCCCGCGGGATGCCATCGTCGCGACGATGCACGAAGCCGTGCTGCGGCCCGAGGTGGACGACTTCGGCTACGGATGTTTCATGTCGGGCCCGTCGAAAACGGCCGACATCGAGCAGGCGCTCGTCTTCGGCGCGCACGGCCCGATGTCCGTCACGGTACTGCTGCGCTGA